A section of the Pseudomonas tritici genome encodes:
- a CDS encoding aldehyde dehydrogenase family protein translates to MSDIPLLPQVEAFLRRPHGLFIDGVTVRSHSSQTLAVTNPATGQVIAQVADADLADIDAAVDSANRGFQRWSQAAPATRGNVLLKLADLLERNREELAQIETCQSGKIIQISRAFEVDQAAHFLRYYAGWATKLSGQTLTPSLPSFNGERYTAFTLREPVGVVVGIVPWNFSTMIAIWKLASALVTGCSIIIKPSEFTPLTLLRIAELAIEAGLPAGVLNVLTGGGHVGKGLVEHPGTHKVSFTGSVPTGIAVGRSAMGAGLTRATLELGGKNAAGFLRDVDVDKAVDGIIEAGFLHSGQICAAAERFFVHRSQIDAVLEKLKLRLSRLNIGSPLDEHTEFGPVTHHQHQLKLLGYFTQARAENNTIIHGGTLIDRPGCYVEPTVILANSINDTLLNEETFGPIATFLPYDSEEELLALMNNGPYGLSASLWTNDLGKALRMVPAIHAGTVWVNMHTLLDPAVPFGGSRSSGVGREFGSAFIEDYTELKSVMIRY, encoded by the coding sequence ATGAGTGATATCCCGCTGCTGCCTCAAGTCGAAGCTTTCCTGCGTCGACCCCATGGGCTGTTTATCGATGGCGTCACCGTGCGCAGCCATTCCAGCCAGACCCTCGCCGTGACCAACCCGGCGACGGGGCAGGTGATCGCCCAAGTGGCCGATGCGGACCTGGCGGACATCGATGCGGCAGTGGATTCTGCCAACCGGGGCTTTCAGCGCTGGTCGCAAGCCGCTCCGGCGACGCGGGGCAATGTGCTGCTCAAACTCGCCGACCTGCTGGAACGCAACCGCGAAGAACTGGCGCAGATCGAGACCTGCCAGTCGGGCAAGATCATCCAGATTTCCCGCGCCTTCGAAGTCGACCAGGCCGCGCATTTCCTGCGGTATTACGCGGGCTGGGCGACCAAGCTCAGCGGCCAGACCCTTACCCCTTCGCTGCCCTCGTTCAACGGCGAGCGCTACACCGCGTTCACTCTGCGCGAACCGGTGGGCGTGGTGGTGGGCATCGTGCCGTGGAATTTTTCCACCATGATCGCCATCTGGAAACTCGCCTCGGCGTTGGTGACTGGCTGCAGCATCATCATCAAGCCCAGCGAATTCACCCCGCTGACTCTCCTGCGCATTGCCGAGCTGGCCATCGAAGCCGGGTTGCCGGCCGGCGTGCTCAACGTGCTCACCGGTGGCGGCCATGTCGGCAAAGGCCTGGTGGAACACCCCGGCACTCACAAAGTGTCGTTCACCGGTTCCGTGCCCACCGGCATCGCCGTCGGCCGCAGCGCCATGGGCGCCGGCCTGACCCGCGCAACGCTGGAACTGGGCGGCAAGAACGCCGCGGGTTTCCTGCGCGACGTGGACGTGGACAAGGCGGTGGACGGCATTATCGAAGCGGGCTTTTTGCACTCCGGGCAAATCTGCGCAGCGGCCGAACGCTTCTTCGTGCACCGCTCACAGATTGACGCAGTGCTGGAGAAACTCAAACTTCGCCTCAGTCGCCTGAACATCGGCTCGCCGCTGGACGAACACACCGAATTCGGCCCGGTCACCCACCATCAGCACCAACTCAAACTGCTCGGCTACTTCACCCAGGCCCGCGCCGAAAACAACACGATCATCCACGGCGGTACCCTCATCGACCGCCCCGGCTGCTACGTCGAGCCCACGGTGATCCTTGCCAACAGCATCAACGACACCCTGCTCAACGAAGAAACCTTCGGCCCCATCGCCACCTTCCTGCCCTACGACAGCGAAGAAGAACTGCTCGCACTGATGAACAACGGCCCTTACGGTCTCAGCGCCAGCCTGTGGACCAACGACCTCGGCAAAGCCCTGCGCATGGTGCCGGCCATCCATGCCGGCACCGTGTGGGTGAACATGCACACCTTGCTCGACCCAGCGGTGCCGTTTGGGGGCAGTCGGTCTTCGGGGGTTGGGCGAGAATTTGGCAGTGCGTTTATCGAGGATTACACCGAGCTTAAATCGGTGATGATTCGGTATTGA
- a CDS encoding REP-associated tyrosine transposase, with protein sequence MRPKPQTHRLRHGRYSEHGRSYLITIVVHHRQRLFADLFLGRLLVAEFRQVHELGLVDSTAWVIMPDHIHWLFELKQQTLADVVRRIKSRSTLTINRRRRSKERVWQPGYYDRAVRVEDDIRTMARYIVANPLRAGLVERVGDYSLWDAAWL encoded by the coding sequence TTGCGCCCAAAACCTCAAACACATCGCCTGCGTCACGGTCGCTACTCAGAACACGGACGTAGCTATCTCATTACCATCGTCGTTCACCACCGCCAGCGTTTGTTCGCCGACCTGTTCCTGGGTCGCCTGCTGGTTGCCGAGTTCCGACAAGTTCATGAACTTGGGTTGGTCGATTCCACGGCATGGGTAATTATGCCTGACCATATTCATTGGCTGTTTGAGTTGAAACAGCAGACGTTGGCCGACGTTGTCCGGCGCATCAAGTCACGCAGTACGCTGACGATTAACAGGCGTCGCAGAAGCAAGGAACGCGTCTGGCAACCTGGTTATTACGATAGGGCTGTGCGTGTAGAGGATGATATTCGTACGATGGCGCGCTACATCGTGGCTAACCCGTTGCGAGCAGGCCTGGTTGAGCGGGTAGGCGATTACTCACTGTGGGATGCTGCCTGGCTCTGA
- a CDS encoding pyridoxamine 5'-phosphate oxidase family protein — protein sequence MNLIEQSPWHAGERQMQAAVGVAERMAVIGPKVIRDHLPEQHRDFYPLLPYLMLGAVDEQGIPWATMVEGAPGFAHSPDPQTLQIDSLPSAGDPARNALLNGASVGVLGIDLSTRRRNRMNGRISRLDHEGFSVDVVHTFGNCPKYIQRRPVDSIARKPGTQVERFNDLDDAAHTMIRDADTFFVASYVDLDGQRSVDVSHRGGNTGFVRVEGNVLTIPDFAGNLFFNTLGNLQRNPVAGLLFFDFASGDVLQVAGRTSLILDGPQVALFEGAQRLWTVTVEHVVRRQAALALRWQFAEFSPFSLAMGRW from the coding sequence ATGAACCTGATCGAACAAAGTCCCTGGCATGCTGGCGAACGGCAGATGCAAGCTGCGGTTGGCGTGGCCGAACGCATGGCCGTGATCGGGCCCAAGGTGATTCGTGATCACCTGCCGGAGCAGCATCGGGATTTCTATCCCTTGTTGCCTTACCTGATGCTGGGCGCGGTGGACGAACAGGGCATTCCCTGGGCGACGATGGTGGAAGGGGCGCCGGGCTTTGCCCACTCGCCAGACCCACAGACCTTGCAGATCGACAGCCTGCCGTCTGCGGGCGATCCGGCCCGTAACGCCTTGCTCAACGGCGCGTCGGTGGGCGTGCTGGGCATCGACCTCAGCACCCGCCGTCGCAACCGCATGAATGGGCGAATCAGCAGGCTCGATCACGAGGGTTTTTCGGTCGACGTGGTGCACACCTTCGGCAATTGCCCCAAGTACATCCAACGGCGGCCGGTCGATTCCATCGCGCGCAAGCCCGGCACGCAGGTGGAACGCTTCAATGACCTGGACGACGCGGCACACACGATGATCCGCGACGCCGACACGTTTTTCGTCGCCAGCTACGTGGACCTGGACGGCCAACGCTCGGTGGACGTCTCCCATCGCGGCGGTAACACCGGCTTTGTGCGGGTTGAAGGCAACGTACTGACCATCCCCGACTTCGCCGGCAACCTGTTCTTCAACACCCTGGGCAACTTGCAGAGGAACCCGGTGGCGGGGTTGCTGTTTTTCGATTTTGCCTCGGGGGATGTGTTGCAGGTTGCCGGGCGGACTTCGCTGATCCTCGACGGCCCGCAAGTGGCCTTGTTTGAAGGCGCCCAGCGCTTGTGGACAGTGACCGTCGAACACGTGGTCCGCCGCCAGGCGGCGTTGGCGCTGAGGTGGCAGTTCGCGGAATTTTCGCCGTTCAGTCTGGCGATGGGGCGCTGGTAG
- a CDS encoding APC family permease gives MSINDRLTAHLNRGTVGFPTALASTIGLIMASPVILTATMGFGIGGSAFALAMLIAVVMMLAQATTFAEAASILPTTGSVYDYINCGMGRFFAITGTLSAYLIVHVFAGTAETILAGVMALVNFEHLNTLAESAGGSWLLGVGFVIVFGVLNAFGVSAFGRAEIILTFGMWTTLMVFGVLGLIAAPAVQLDGWFGESLVGTDLITVLSLVGMAMFMFVGCEFVTPLAPDLRQSAKVMPRAMMLGLLGVATCMFIYGAAMKRQVENVLLDAASGVHLLDTPMAIPKFAEQVMGHIGPLWLGIGFLFAGAATINTLMAGVPRILYGMAVDGALPKVFTYLHPRFKTPLLCILVAMLIPCLHALYLGGNTDNIMHLVLAAVCAWSFAYLLVTISVVSLRIRRPDLPRAYRSPWFPLPQIVSSIGILLGMWFITPPGMNPADIYVPFGVMLGGTAAYALFWTLVVQKVSPFKPASVEEVLAKEFSNYPEQADHVYGDFAAKTV, from the coding sequence ATGTCGATCAACGACCGACTCACCGCGCACCTCAACCGTGGCACGGTAGGTTTCCCCACCGCGTTGGCCAGCACCATTGGCCTGATCATGGCCAGTCCGGTCATTCTCACCGCCACCATGGGCTTTGGCATCGGTGGCAGCGCGTTTGCCCTGGCGATGTTGATTGCTGTCGTGATGATGCTGGCCCAAGCGACCACTTTCGCCGAGGCCGCGTCGATCCTGCCTACCACTGGCTCGGTGTACGACTACATCAACTGCGGCATGGGGCGGTTTTTCGCGATTACCGGCACCCTATCGGCCTACCTGATCGTGCATGTATTTGCCGGAACCGCCGAAACTATCCTGGCCGGGGTCATGGCCCTGGTGAACTTCGAACACCTCAATACCCTGGCTGAATCCGCTGGCGGCTCGTGGCTGCTCGGCGTGGGTTTTGTAATCGTATTCGGTGTGCTGAATGCGTTTGGCGTCAGTGCGTTCGGCCGCGCGGAAATCATCCTCACCTTTGGCATGTGGACCACCCTGATGGTGTTTGGCGTGCTGGGCTTGATCGCCGCGCCCGCCGTGCAGTTGGACGGCTGGTTCGGTGAGTCGCTGGTGGGCACCGACCTGATCACCGTGTTGTCGTTGGTGGGCATGGCAATGTTCATGTTTGTCGGCTGCGAATTTGTCACGCCACTGGCGCCGGACCTGCGCCAATCGGCCAAGGTGATGCCGCGTGCAATGATGCTGGGGCTGCTGGGCGTGGCCACGTGCATGTTCATCTACGGTGCGGCGATGAAACGCCAGGTGGAAAACGTGCTGCTTGACGCCGCTTCGGGTGTGCACTTGCTGGACACGCCCATGGCCATCCCCAAGTTCGCCGAGCAGGTGATGGGGCATATCGGCCCGTTGTGGCTGGGCATTGGTTTTCTATTTGCAGGTGCGGCCACTATCAATACCTTGATGGCGGGCGTGCCGCGCATTCTGTACGGCATGGCCGTGGATGGCGCGCTGCCCAAGGTGTTTACCTACTTGCACCCGCGCTTCAAGACGCCGCTGCTGTGCATCCTGGTGGCGATGCTGATTCCGTGCCTGCACGCGCTGTACCTGGGCGGTAACACCGACAACATCATGCACCTGGTGCTGGCGGCAGTGTGTGCGTGGAGTTTCGCCTACCTGCTGGTGACGATCTCGGTGGTGAGCCTGCGTATTCGTCGGCCGGATTTGCCACGGGCCTACCGTTCGCCGTGGTTTCCGCTGCCGCAGATCGTCTCGAGCATCGGCATTCTGCTGGGCATGTGGTTTATCACGCCTCCGGGCATGAACCCGGCAGACATCTATGTGCCGTTTGGCGTGATGTTGGGCGGCACGGCTGCGTATGCGTTGTTCTGGACCCTGGTGGTGCAGAAGGTCAGCCCCTTCAAGCCGGCCTCCGTGGAGGAGGTGTTGGCAAAGGAATTCAGCAACTATCCGGAGCAGGCCGACCATGTCTACGGCGACTTTGCGGCAAAAACTGTTTGA
- a CDS encoding molybdenum cofactor biosynthesis F family protein: MTSSSDWITVGALADGFAPEAFILPNLAELAGQAFTLHFANGWQIEHRFEQDRLAWHAADGHSSGSAAYRATSIRPGLYLVDFVKHEAGHSWSISLVLDTAHASFTAVIGRLPDQAETHEGLYHRALAGKPLTSVEVDFLHGSLDRPWQDGHCLHAPTDELIGLRNLYRYSPSEVYEHIYLNERFYAWQCLKGVEQGLCDTDRCHYYKIAEQLYLFVWQEKIVPTLGLVLIDLQQHRSDGKIFGYAGASFDALSNFPISSYCQVLNRTEYPRD; this comes from the coding sequence ATGACGAGTTCGTCCGATTGGATCACCGTGGGCGCCCTCGCCGACGGTTTTGCCCCAGAAGCGTTCATCCTGCCCAACCTCGCCGAGCTGGCAGGCCAGGCCTTCACCCTGCACTTCGCCAATGGCTGGCAGATCGAGCATCGTTTCGAGCAGGACCGCCTGGCCTGGCACGCCGCGGATGGCCACTCCAGCGGCAGCGCGGCGTACCGTGCCACCTCGATTCGCCCAGGCCTGTACCTGGTCGACTTCGTCAAGCATGAGGCCGGGCACAGCTGGTCGATCAGCCTGGTGCTGGACACCGCGCACGCCTCATTCACCGCCGTGATCGGCCGTCTGCCGGATCAGGCTGAGACCCACGAAGGCCTCTACCACCGCGCCCTCGCCGGTAAACCGCTGACCTCGGTAGAAGTCGACTTCCTGCATGGCAGCCTCGACCGCCCATGGCAGGACGGCCATTGCCTGCATGCACCGACCGATGAACTGATCGGCCTGCGCAACCTATACCGTTACAGCCCCAGCGAAGTCTACGAACACATCTATCTCAACGAACGCTTCTACGCCTGGCAATGCTTGAAGGGTGTGGAGCAAGGCTTGTGCGACACCGACCGCTGCCATTACTACAAAATCGCCGAGCAGCTGTACCTGTTCGTGTGGCAGGAGAAGATCGTGCCCACGCTCGGTTTGGTGCTGATCGACCTGCAACAACACCGCAGTGACGGCAAGATCTTCGGTTATGCGGGGGCGTCCTTTGACGCGCTGTCAAACTTCCCGATCAGCTCGTACTGCCAGGTACTCAACCGCACGGAATACCCCCGTGACTGA
- a CDS encoding DUF3156 family protein codes for MSTATLRQKLFELFRADRAPAGYRPGVTLERLRRNLGLAKLEVEGVAFEIVERTESQLLMHVVMTEFVLHVPALAGSTGSFEVHHGGAIRRHGIRVRRRCGNQALGHELHARILADDALFQALMPLDFKRLRIELQGQQWCVRLEHMGGSEVVNRLPAFRRYIALSPMQRSHLLATLAGLKRVLSDL; via the coding sequence ATGTCTACGGCGACTTTGCGGCAAAAACTGTTTGAGCTGTTTCGCGCTGATCGTGCCCCGGCGGGCTATCGACCGGGGGTGACCCTGGAGCGTTTGCGGCGCAACCTCGGGCTGGCGAAGCTGGAAGTGGAGGGCGTGGCGTTTGAGATTGTCGAGCGCACCGAGTCGCAGTTGTTGATGCACGTGGTGATGACCGAATTTGTGCTGCACGTACCTGCTCTCGCAGGAAGCACAGGTAGCTTCGAGGTGCACCATGGCGGCGCGATTCGCCGCCATGGCATTCGTGTGCGCCGCCGTTGCGGCAACCAGGCGTTGGGCCATGAATTGCACGCGCGCATCCTGGCAGACGACGCGCTATTCCAGGCGCTGATGCCGCTGGACTTCAAGCGCCTGCGCATCGAGCTGCAAGGCCAGCAATGGTGCGTGCGGCTAGAGCACATGGGCGGTAGCGAGGTGGTCAATCGCCTGCCGGCCTTTCGGCGTTACATTGCCCTGAGCCCTATGCAGCGCAGCCATTTGCTTGCGACGCTGGCGGGCTTGAAACGGGTGTTGTCAGACCTCTGA
- a CDS encoding SDR family oxidoreductase has protein sequence MPNDLDFSGRVVLVTGGAQGIGRGIVEAFALRGARVVIADRLLAQAQDVAAALSAQGYWVEAVGVDLAEAQAIFDCVQGLPQLDILVHNAGYFPLTAFEDITPQILQRTLAVNLSALFWLTQAALPTFREQGRGCVLVTSSVTGNRVGYPGLSHYAASKAGVNGFIRNAALELAALNVRVNGVEPGMIATPAMGNLGDAALNDTIASRVPLGRLGAAVDIAGAMLFLASDLASYITGQTLVVDGGSTLPEV, from the coding sequence ATGCCGAATGATCTGGATTTCAGCGGGCGAGTGGTGCTTGTTACCGGCGGCGCCCAGGGCATTGGCCGGGGCATCGTCGAGGCGTTTGCCCTGCGTGGCGCACGGGTGGTGATCGCCGACCGTCTGCTGGCGCAGGCCCAGGACGTGGCCGCAGCGCTATCGGCGCAGGGGTATTGGGTTGAAGCCGTGGGTGTCGATCTGGCAGAGGCACAGGCTATTTTTGACTGCGTTCAAGGGCTGCCACAACTGGATATCCTGGTGCACAACGCCGGGTATTTTCCGCTGACGGCGTTTGAAGACATCACCCCGCAGATCCTGCAGCGCACGTTGGCGGTCAACCTGTCGGCGTTGTTCTGGCTGACCCAGGCTGCATTGCCGACGTTTCGCGAACAGGGTCGGGGTTGCGTGCTGGTGACGTCTTCGGTGACCGGCAACCGGGTCGGTTATCCGGGGCTCAGCCATTACGCAGCGTCCAAGGCCGGGGTCAATGGCTTTATCCGCAATGCGGCTTTGGAACTGGCAGCGTTGAATGTGCGGGTGAATGGTGTGGAGCCGGGCATGATCGCAACCCCGGCGATGGGCAACCTGGGTGACGCCGCGCTGAATGACACGATCGCCAGCCGTGTGCCCCTGGGTCGTTTGGGCGCGGCGGTGGATATCGCCGGAGCCATGTTGTTCCTGGCATCTGACCTGGCCAGCTACATCACCGGGCAGACCCTGGTGGTGGACGGTGGGTCCACCCTGCCAGAAGTCTGA
- the feaR gene encoding transcriptional regulator FeaR: MSIPQHAHDGLDTWNRELRAACGHFDTELAFNRSLFIGEIRDLPRGVALLRTNAGLIKRPAHHADHDNDQDCFLVSQRSGYSQIVQNGQTLQLAPGEMLLMDSVGSIEITPFGLIEHASLSLSRLQVCKHLGGDARAFGKISSTKACGRMLHVLMDQLCKDDTEDGAGEVEALQTAFVSLLGSALEQGDECREGMASLQGNNLRSYVQKIIDESLSQPGLSPIGLANRLNISVRHLYRLFEEQDDSVCRYIQRARLKRSADDLTNPFLRSESITSIAYKWGFTDSAHFSRSFKKQFEVSPKDFRSSRMQAVGA; encoded by the coding sequence ATGAGCATCCCACAGCATGCGCACGACGGGCTGGACACTTGGAACCGCGAGCTACGCGCCGCGTGCGGTCACTTCGATACGGAACTGGCGTTCAACCGCTCGCTGTTTATCGGCGAGATCAGAGACTTGCCGCGCGGCGTGGCCCTCCTGCGCACCAATGCCGGGCTGATCAAACGCCCGGCGCACCACGCCGACCACGATAACGACCAGGACTGTTTCCTGGTGAGCCAGCGCAGCGGTTACTCGCAAATCGTGCAGAACGGCCAGACGCTGCAACTGGCCCCCGGCGAAATGTTGTTGATGGACTCTGTGGGTTCCATCGAAATCACACCCTTCGGCCTGATCGAGCACGCCTCCTTGTCACTGTCGCGCCTGCAGGTGTGCAAGCACCTGGGCGGCGACGCACGGGCTTTCGGCAAGATATCCTCGACCAAAGCCTGCGGGCGTATGTTGCATGTGCTGATGGATCAGCTGTGCAAGGACGACACCGAAGACGGCGCGGGGGAAGTGGAGGCGCTGCAAACGGCCTTCGTTTCGTTGCTGGGTTCGGCCCTGGAACAGGGAGATGAGTGCCGCGAAGGCATGGCGTCGTTGCAGGGCAACAACCTGCGCAGCTATGTGCAGAAGATTATTGATGAATCGCTGAGTCAGCCTGGGCTTAGCCCGATCGGCCTGGCCAATCGGCTGAATATTTCAGTGCGGCACCTGTATCGCTTGTTCGAAGAGCAGGACGACAGCGTCTGCCGCTATATCCAGCGGGCGCGGCTCAAACGCAGTGCGGATGACTTGACCAACCCGTTCCTGCGCAGCGAGTCGATCACCTCGATTGCCTACAAATGGGGCTTTACCGATTCGGCGCATTTCAGCCGTTCGTTCAAGAAGCAATTCGAGGTGTCGCCCAAGGATTTCCGCTCCAGCCGGATGCAGGCGGTCGGTGCGTAG
- a CDS encoding SDR family NAD(P)-dependent oxidoreductase, which yields MTEPRTVVITGAGTGIGAACARLYAQEGARLVLIGRRREPLEQVARDTGGLILVGDAACPTTWDGFIRQIHEHYGRLDVLLACAGGHGLGSATQTSPATWEGALRSNLDSAFYSARACLPLLQESAGNIVLIGSIASLAAGPEVCSYTTAKHALLGLNRSLARDFGPRGVRVNTVCPGWVHTPMADAEMQPLMDAYGDTLQQAYARVCADVPLRRAARAEEIAKVCRFLASSEASIITGATLVADGGSSIVDVPTLAFTRLEPTYAE from the coding sequence GTGACTGAGCCGCGCACGGTGGTGATCACCGGGGCCGGCACGGGCATCGGTGCCGCGTGTGCTCGGCTGTATGCGCAGGAAGGCGCGCGTCTGGTGCTGATCGGCCGGCGGCGTGAGCCACTGGAGCAGGTGGCGCGGGACACCGGCGGGCTGATTTTGGTGGGTGACGCCGCCTGTCCGACTACGTGGGACGGGTTTATCCGCCAGATCCACGAGCATTACGGGCGCCTCGATGTGCTGCTGGCCTGTGCCGGCGGCCATGGCCTGGGCAGCGCAACCCAGACCAGCCCGGCCACGTGGGAAGGCGCGCTGCGCAGCAATCTGGACAGCGCGTTCTACAGTGCCCGTGCTTGCCTGCCGCTTTTGCAGGAAAGCGCCGGGAATATCGTGTTGATCGGCTCCATCGCCTCCCTCGCGGCGGGCCCTGAGGTATGCAGCTACACCACGGCCAAGCATGCGTTGCTCGGGCTTAATCGCTCGCTCGCGCGGGATTTCGGGCCGCGCGGCGTGCGGGTAAACACGGTCTGCCCGGGCTGGGTGCACACACCCATGGCCGATGCGGAGATGCAGCCGCTGATGGACGCTTATGGCGACACGTTGCAGCAGGCCTATGCGCGGGTCTGTGCCGATGTGCCGCTGCGCCGTGCCGCGCGTGCCGAAGAGATCGCCAAGGTCTGTCGATTCCTGGCCTCCAGTGAGGCATCGATCATTACCGGAGCAACGCTGGTGGCGGACGGCGGTTCAAGCATCGTCGATGTGCCAACATTGGCTTTCACGCGCCTGGAGCCCACGTATGCCGAATGA
- a CDS encoding RidA family protein, protein MLRKVINPTTVFNSLQYGFSQALEVPEGRRILLSGQVGVDAQERSVGPGIAEQTATALDNIEKVLAEVGGDLSHVVILRLYIVESARDQQEPIAQALRERFPHNPPPSSWIIVSGLSLPEWLIEIEAEAVIPFS, encoded by the coding sequence ATGCTGCGAAAAGTCATCAATCCCACAACCGTGTTCAACTCCCTGCAATACGGCTTCAGCCAGGCCCTCGAAGTGCCGGAAGGCCGGCGCATCCTGCTTTCCGGCCAGGTGGGCGTGGATGCCCAGGAACGTAGTGTCGGCCCTGGCATCGCTGAGCAGACCGCGACCGCCCTCGACAATATTGAAAAGGTTCTGGCCGAGGTCGGCGGTGATCTATCCCATGTGGTGATATTGCGGCTGTATATCGTCGAGTCCGCCCGTGATCAGCAGGAGCCGATTGCCCAAGCGCTGCGTGAGCGCTTCCCGCACAACCCACCGCCGTCTTCGTGGATCATCGTCAGTGGGTTGTCATTGCCGGAATGGTTGATCGAGATCGAGGCTGAGGCTGTGATTCCTTTCAGTTAA
- a CDS encoding p-hydroxyphenylacetate 3-hydroxylase oxygenase component: MKKPNPLLEDLKPLLPTIAANATRAEQMRQVPDENIALLRSIGLHRAFQPKAFGGLELSLPEFADCIASLAGSCASTAWAMSLLCTHSHQLALFSAELQQEIWGENPDATASSSIAPFGRVVEGEGGVYFSGEMGWSSGCDHGEWAIVGCRRQNAEGTQDYCFAVLPRSDYQIRDDWFAAGMKGSGTKTLIIDNAWVPEHRIQKAKDMMEGRSAGFGLYPDSQIFYAPYRPYFASGFSTVSLGVAERMLEVFREKTKTRVRAYTGAAVGAATPALMRLAESTHQVAAARAFLEKTWQDHAEHSAAHRYPSRETLAFWRTNQAYATKMCIEAVDRLFAAAGGNAWFEHNEMQRLFRDSHMTGAHAYTDYDVCAQILGRELMGLEPDPSMV, from the coding sequence ATGAAAAAGCCAAACCCGCTGCTCGAAGACCTCAAGCCTCTCTTGCCGACCATCGCCGCGAATGCCACGCGGGCCGAACAGATGCGCCAGGTGCCGGATGAAAATATCGCCTTGCTCAGAAGCATCGGCCTGCACCGCGCGTTTCAACCCAAGGCGTTTGGTGGCCTGGAACTGTCGCTGCCCGAGTTCGCCGACTGCATTGCTTCTCTCGCCGGCAGTTGCGCCAGCACTGCCTGGGCCATGAGCTTGTTGTGCACCCACAGCCACCAACTGGCCCTGTTTTCGGCAGAACTGCAGCAGGAAATCTGGGGCGAAAACCCGGATGCCACCGCCAGCAGCAGCATCGCGCCGTTCGGGCGCGTGGTAGAGGGCGAGGGGGGTGTGTATTTCAGCGGCGAAATGGGCTGGAGCAGCGGCTGTGACCATGGTGAATGGGCGATTGTCGGCTGCCGTCGGCAGAACGCCGAAGGCACCCAGGATTATTGTTTTGCCGTGCTGCCTCGCAGCGACTACCAGATCCGTGATGACTGGTTCGCCGCCGGTATGAAAGGCAGTGGCACCAAGACCCTGATCATCGACAACGCCTGGGTGCCCGAGCACCGTATCCAGAAAGCCAAGGACATGATGGAAGGCAGGTCCGCAGGCTTTGGCCTTTACCCCGACAGCCAGATTTTCTACGCGCCGTACCGGCCGTATTTCGCCAGTGGTTTTTCCACCGTCAGCCTTGGCGTGGCCGAACGCATGTTGGAGGTGTTCCGCGAAAAAACCAAAACTCGCGTGCGCGCCTACACCGGTGCCGCCGTCGGTGCTGCAACACCGGCATTGATGCGTCTGGCCGAATCCACCCACCAGGTGGCCGCCGCCCGCGCGTTTCTGGAAAAAACCTGGCAGGACCACGCCGAACACAGCGCCGCGCACCGTTACCCGAGCCGCGAAACCCTGGCGTTCTGGCGCACCAACCAGGCTTACGCGACCAAAATGTGCATCGAGGCTGTGGACCGGTTGTTCGCCGCAGCTGGCGGTAATGCCTGGTTTGAACACAACGAAATGCAGCGCCTGTTCCGTGATTCCCATATGACAGGCGCCCATGCCTACACCGACTACGACGTCTGCGCTCAGATCCTCGGCCGTGAGCTGATGGGCCTGGAGCCGGACCCAAGCATGGTGTGA